A region of Mugil cephalus isolate CIBA_MC_2020 chromosome 3, CIBA_Mcephalus_1.1, whole genome shotgun sequence DNA encodes the following proteins:
- the LOC125005208 gene encoding enhancer of mRNA-decapping protein 3-like: protein MATDWLGSVVSINCGVTLGVYQGEVSSVDHGSQTISLRQPYHNGARCPVPEVTFSAMDIKELKFLDIQNTVHKPTAGQTAASEPGFLSAGCHAQSNRTTRSHATSNTAHSSTAPITILRRVPTGPSNSRGTAQTTPRRSNLRNGGAGGPVRTKDDECFGDGTDEDLDTDFDFEGNLALFDKAAVFSQIDGSSSHGNKAQHHSTHVEQKPLSYRHDENILEGKPVTYRQITVPQHGGKEYCTDSGLVVPSVPYDLHKRLLAAAERWGLTLERRLETIGVCSSQMALTLLGGPNRLTPKNVHQRPTVVLLCGPHIQGAQGISCGRHLANHEVEVFLFLPNFLKMQEAVTSEVSLFSRTSGKQVASMKDLPVSPVDLVINCLDCHENPLLREQAWYQSAADWANQNRAPVLSIDPPVSEQHQTVEAKWILSLGLPLPSSKKDSRVYLCDIGIPKQVYQEVGINYHSPFGCKFVIPLHTA, encoded by the exons ATGGCCACAGACTGGTTGGGCAGTGTTGTGTCTATAAACTGTGGTGTGACGTTGGGAGTTTATCAGGGAGAGGTGTCATCTGTCGATCACGGCAGCCAAACCATCTCGCTGAGACAACCCTATCACAATGGGGCCAGGTGTCCTGTTCCCGAGGTCACGTTCAg TGCCATGGATATCAAGGAGTTGAAGTTCCTAGATATCCAGAACACAGTCCACAAGCCCACCGCGGGGCAGACTGCTGCATCAGAACCCGGCTTTTTATCAGCAGGATGCCATGCCCAGAGTAACAGAACCACTCGCTCTCATGCAACAAGCAACACTGCTCATTCCAGCACTGCTCCAATCACCATCCTACGCAGAG TGCCTACGGGTCCATCTAACAGCAGAGGAACCGCACAGACCACACCAAGGAGAAGCAATCTGAGGAACGGAGGTGCTGGAGGACCAGTGAGGACAAAGGATGACGAGTGCTTTGGTGACGGGACTGATGAGGACCTGGAcactgactttgactttgaggGAAACCTGGCTCTGTTCGACAAGGCAGCTGTTTTTTCCCAGATTGATGGGAGCAGTAGCCACGGAAACAAAGCACAGCATCACAGCACACATGTCGAGCAGAAGCCTCTGTCCTATCGGCACGATGAGAATATTCTGGAGGGGAAGCCAGTCACATACAGACAGATAACAGTGCCCCAGCATGGGGGTAAAGAGTACTGTACTG ACTCCGGGCTGGTGGTTCCCAGCGTTCCCTATGACCTTCACAAGCGTCTACTAGCGGCTGCAGAGCGCTGGGGTCTGACCCTTGAGCGCAGGCTGGAGACGATAGGTGTTTGTTCCAGTCAGATGGCTCTCACACTGCTGGGTGGGCCAAACAG GCTCACCCCCAAAAATGTCCACCAGAGACCCACTGTGGTCCTTCTGTGCGGGCCCCATATCCAAGGAGCCCAAGGCATCAGCTGCGGGAGACACCTGGCCAACCATGAAGTGGAGGTCTTTTTGTTTCTGCCCAACTTCCTCAAGATGCAGGAGGCCGTCACGAGTGAGGTCAGCCTCTTCAGCAGGACGAGCGGCAAGCAGGTGGCCAGTATGAAAG acCTGCCTGTGAGCCCAGTCGATCTGGTCATCAATTGTCTGGACTGCCATGAGAACCCACTGCTGAGAGAGCAGGCTTGGTACCAGTCAGCTGCTGACTGGGCCAACCAGAACCGGGCTCCGGTCCTAAGTATTGATCCCCCGGTCAGCGAACAGCATCAGACTGTGGAAGCAAAGTGGATCCTCTCTTTAGGACTGCCACTACCATCATCAAAGAAAGACAGCAGAGTCTACCTCTGTGACATTGGCATCCCTAAGCAGGTTTACCAAGAAGTTGGCATCAACTACCACTCACCCTTTGGATGCAAATTTGTTATCCCTCTACACACAGCATGA
- the LOC125005207 gene encoding cytochrome P450 1A1, whose amino-acid sequence MALMILPFIGALSVSESLVAVLTVCLAYLILKSFQDKIPEGLSRLPGPKPLPIIGNVLEMGSRPYLSLSEMSKRYGDVFQIQIGMRPVVVLSGNETVRQALIKQGDEFAGRPDLYSFRFINDGKSLAFSTDKAGVWRARRKLAYSALRTFATLEGTTPEYSCVLEEHICKEADYLIKQLDSAMKADGSFDPFRYIVVSVANVICGMCFGRRYDHNDQELLGLVNLSDEFAQVVGSGNPADFIPILQYLPNKTMKKFVGLNDRFINFVQKIVTEHYATYNKDNIRDITDSLIDHCEDRKLDENANVQISDEKVVGIVNDLFGAGFDTISTALSWSVMYLVTYPEIQERLYQELKEKVGVDRTPVLADRNNLPLLEAFILEIFRHSSFLPFTIPHCTTKDTSLNGYFIPKDTCVFINQWQINHDPELWKDPSSFNPDRFLNADGTEVNRVEGEKVMIFGMGKRRCIGEVIARNEVYMFLAILIQNLNFYNLPGEPLDMTPEYGLTMKHKRCQLRATARVRDDH is encoded by the exons ATGGCGCTAATGATACTGCCATTCATTGGAGCACTGTCGGTGTCTGAGAGTTTGGTTGCCGTGCTAACGGTGTGTCTGGCCTACCTGATCTTAAAGTCTTTCCAAGATAAGATTCCCGAGGGGCTTTCTCGACTACCTGGCCCAAAGCCTCTGCCTATAATTGGGAACGTGCTAGAGATGGGCAGCAGACCTTACCTGAGCCTCAGCGAAATGAGCAAGCGGTATGGCGACGTCTTCCAGATCCAGATCGGCATGCGTCCAGTCGTCGTTCTGAGCGGCAATGAAACTGTTCGACAGGCTCTCATCAAACAGGGCGATGAGTTTGCGGGAAGACCTGACCTGTACAGCTTCCGTTTCATCAACGACGGCAAGAGTCTTGCCTTCAGCACAGACAAAGCTGGCGTTTGGCGCGCCCGCAGAAAGCTGGCCTACAGTGCCCTACGCACTTTCGCCACCTTGGAGGGCACGACCCCAGAGTACTCCTGTGTGCTGGAGGAACACATCTGCAAAGAGGCCGACTACCTGATCAAGCAGCTTGACAGCGCCATGAAGGCTGACGGTAGTTTTGACCCCTTCCGCTACATAGTTGTCTCTGTCGCCAATGTGATCTGTGGCATGTGCTTCGGTCGTCGCTATGACCACAACGACCAGGAGCTGCTGGGCTTAGTGAACCTCAGCGATGAGTTCGCCCAGGTGGTGGGCAGTGGCAACCCAGCAGACTTCATCCCTATTCTCCAGTATCTgccaaacaaaacaatgaagaagTTTGTGGGCCTCAATGACCGCTTCATCAATTTTGTTCAAAAGATTGTCACCGAGCACTATGCCACCTACAACAAG GACAACATCCGGGACATCACTGACTCCCTCATTGATCACTGtgaggataggaagctggatgAGAATGCCAATGTGCAGATATCAGATGAGAAGGTTGTTGGAATTGTCAATGACCTGTTTGGAGCTG GTTTTGACACAATCTCCACTGCCCTGTCGTGGTCTGTGATGTACTTGGTGACTTACCCAGAGATACAGGAGAGACTTTATCAAGAACTGA AGGAGAAGGTAGGTGTGGATCGTACACCTGTACTTGCTGATCGAAACAACTTACCTCTTCTGGAGGCCTTCATCCTAGAGATATTTCGCCATTCTTCATTCCTGCCCTTCACAATTCCACACTG CACTACAAAAGACACATCTCTGAATGGATACTTCATTCCCAAAGACACCTGCGTGTTCATCAATCAGTGGCAGATCAACCATGATCC tGAGCTGTGGAAAGATCCATCATCCTTCAACCCAGACCGTTTCCTCAATGCTGATGGAACCGAGGTCAACAGGGTAGAAGGAGAGAAGGTGATGATTTTTGGCATGGGAAAGCGGCGCTGCATTGGTGAGGTCATTGCACGAAATGAAGTCTACATGTTCTTGGCCATCCTCATCCAAAATCTGAACTTCTACAACTTGCCCGGAGAGCCACTGGACATGACCCCAGAGTATGGTCTCACAATGAAGCACAAACGCTGCCAACTGAGAGCCACAGCACGAGTGAGGGATGACCACTGA